In the Enterobacter cloacae subsp. cloacae ATCC 13047 genome, GATCGTCAAGAGGCACCAGGCTCATCAGTTTCCCATTGGGCGGGATAACCCCGCCGACGGTGGTGACGTCGATGTCCTTCACAATCCCGCGCACCGGCGCGTTGAAGGTCAAACGGGTCAGGGAATCCTCGCGTCCTTTCATGACCGAGCGCTGGGCTTCGATCTCCGCATTCGCTTTCGCCAGCTCTTCACGGGCGCGCACGTAATACTGGTTTTTCATTTCGGTGATTTTGTTCTCTAGCTCGTTTTTTTGCCGCTCCAGACGTAACACCTCCACCTTGCTCGCCGCCCCCTGAGTGACCAGCGGACGGGTTAACGACAGCTCGCGCTGGACCAGTTCAGCCCCCTGACGCAAACCGGCCAGCCCTTTTTCCAGGCTTTCGCGACGGGACTGGAAGAGCGCCGTTTCCTGTTTGACCAGTTCAACGTCGTCATCCAGCTCTTGCGGAAACGTCAGTTCCGTGTCGTTCACTTCCGCTTTCAGGCGCGCAGCCGTGGCCAGCGCGGCATTCAGACGAGACTCACTTTCCAGCACGCTGGATTCTGTTTTGGTGCGGTCAAGCTGAGCCAGCCGCTGCCCACGTTCAACGATGTCACCTTCGCGCACCAGCAGGCTATGGATAATGCCCCCCTCCAGCGACTGAATGACCTGCTCGTGAGAAGACGGGATCACTTTGCCGTTGCCGGTGGTGACTTCATCAAGCTGGAACAGACTCGCCCAGGCGATAAACGCCGCAAGCAGCGCGAACAGCGACCAGGCCACCCACGTTGAGCGCGGCAGGCGCGGCTCTTTCAGGCGGCTGTTATAGCGGGATAGATCATTCATGCCATTCCCTCCTCGGCCACGGCCGCCGGTTTCATGGTCACGGTACGCTGCGCTGCCTTTTGCGGCGCCATACCGTGCTGACGCAGGATCGCGTCGCGCGGGCCATCCATCACCACCTTGCCGTTTTCCAGCACGATGATGCGGTCAACCAGATCCAGAATCGGCAGCCGGTGTGTTGCCACCACCAGCGTCCGGCGCTTGCCCAGCCATTGCTGTAAGTGCTGAATGAACTGCTTTTCGCTCATCTCATCCAGCCAGGCGGTAGGCTCGTCCAGCAGAAGAATATTGGGCGACGTGATCAGGGCGCGCGCCAGCAACAGCGCCTGTCGCTGGCCGCCGGATAACCCGGCCCCCCCTTCATTGATGAGGTAGTTCAGCCCCATTTTCTGCTTACGCACGAACTCCAGCGCACCGCTGTTCACCAGCGCCTGATGGATCTCCTCGTCGGTAGCAAGCGGGTTGCCCATCAGGATATTGTCGCGCACAGAGCCAAAGAACAGCCGCGCCTGCTGGCTGAGCAGCTGCATATCCCGGCGCACATCGGCGGTGTCGAGATGATTTAAGGCAATGTCATCCAGCAGAATGCTTCCCTGCTGCGGTTCCTGCATCCCGGCCAGAAGCTGCAGCAAGGTACTTTTGCCGGAACCGTTGCGCCCCAGCACCGCCACCCGTTCGCCGGCGCGGATCTGCAATTTGCTGATGTGCAGCACGGTCAGTTTTTCCTCGTCGTCGTACCAGAATCCCACGTCGTCGAGGGTATAGTTCCCGCGCAGATGGGCTTTATGCACCTTTTTACCCTGCTGAGGATCGTCAATCGGGCGCTGCATCAGGTCGTCCAGACCCTTTCTCGCCACCTTCGCCGACTGCCAGCGGGACAGCACGCCCGAAATCTGTGAGAGCGGCGCGATGGTGCGCGAGGCCAGAATCGAGGTTCCCACCAGCGCACCGGTGGTCATGTCGCCGCTGATGACCAGATAGCACCCCACCAGCAACACTACCGCGTAAACTATGGACTGTACCTCCTGCGTCCAGGTCAGGAGCAGCCCGGTCAGCCAGCGTTGTTTCATTCCGACGGTGGCCGCCACATCGTTGGTGTTGTTCCACTGATTCTGAAAACGCTGTTCGGCGCGCATCAGCTTGATGTCCTCAATGCCCTGTACCGCCTCCACCAGGGTGGCGTTACGAATGGCGGATTCGCGCATCCCTTCGCTGGACAGTTTTCCCAGCGGGCGCTGTACCAGCAGGCCCGGGATCAGCAGCAGCGGCACGGCAAGCAGAACCACCAGCACCAGCGGGCCGCCAATCATCCACAGAATAAACACAAACAGCAGGAAGAACGGCAGATCGGAAATCGCCGCAATGGTGGTGGAGGTAATCAGCTCGCGCACCGACTCCAGCTCGCGGATCTGGGCGATAAACGACCCGGTCGATTTAGAGCGGGCGCCGTTTTTGATCCGCAGCGCGTGAGCAAACACCCGCTCGGAGATCCGCAGATCCGCTCGCTTACCTACCACATCCGAAATATGCACGCGCAGCATACGCATAATGAATTCGAACACGATGGCGAGCATGACGCCGCCAAACAGCACCCACAGCGTGGCTTCAGACTGCGAGGGCACCACCCTGTCGTACACCTGCATGGAGAAGACCATGCCGGAGAGCGCCAGCACGTTCGCGACCAGCGCCACCAGCATGATGTCGCTGTAGCGTCGCCAGTCTTTCAGCGCCAGCTGCCAGAACCAGTTTTTCTCATAGGGTTTGATGTAATCATCCACGCGGGCATCCGGCGTGGATTCGAGCGGGCGCAACACCAGCAGTGTTTTCAGCCGTGCGCCGAGCGCTTCCCGCGTTAATGTTGTCTCCAGCCCGCCATCGCCGCTGAACTGCAGGCTGACGTTGCCGTCGTTGTCCATGCGGTTAATAACCGCGATCTGTCCGCCAGTGAACTCCGCCAGCAGCGGTAAACGCCACGGGTCGAGGGAGACGGCGTCTGCTTCCACCTTACGCATCCCAAGCCCAAGCTGGCGCGCCATCTCCTCCAGCACCAGCTGGCGCGGGGACTGGCTTTCATGGTTAATCGTGACCCGAACATGCTCCGCCGAAAAATCCAGCCGATAGTGCTTCGCGATGATGAGCATGCCCTGCAACCAGGGTTCGTACTGTGGATGTGTCTTCATAATCTCCGGGTTAACGCAAGTCGTCTAAAGAAACGCAAAAGGCCGCGGGGATCGCTCCCCGCGGCAGGGTTTTACGCAATTAACAGTTGATGATTGGCCAGCAGCGTCGCCAGATCCGTCTGGACGCCGTTCAGGGTCACCAGCGTGGTAGGCGAGAACTGACCGCCCGTACCGTCGAGGTCAACCTGGATTTCGGTATTGCTGCCGTTTTGCACCACGCGGATGTAATCGGTGATGTTCCCCGCGCTGCTGTCCAGCGTTGCCACCCCGTTCACATAGCTCGCCGAACCCGTGCCGGTATAACCGCTGTCGGAGAGCAGATCGCGCAGGTCGATACGGTCCGTATCCGCCGTGCCTTCCCAGGTGCCGACGGTAAAGCCGTTCACCACATCGTGACCGTTACCACCCGTGGCATCCGACGCGTTGATGAGCTTATAGAGCAACGTGTCGTGGCCGCCGCTGCCGATATTGAAGGTGTCGTTTCCGCCCCGGCCTTCGAACTGGTTATCACCGCTGTTGCCGGTAATGACATCGTCGAAGTCCGAGCCGTTGATCCCTTCAATGTTCAACAACCGCGTGGTGCCAAACCCGGTGTCCTGCGCCGTGGAGAGACGTAAATCAACGGTAATGCCGGACGTTGCGTTACGGTAATCCACCACGTCCATCCCACCGGTGTTGCTCCAGGTGTCATAGTCGGAGTGGGTATTCCAGCCGCCGGAACCGTTATAGGTATAGGTGCCATCCTCTGCGATAAAGGTGTCGTTATACCCGGTGCCGGTAATCGTTCCGCTGTGGCCGCCGGTGGCCGCTTCGGCAGTGAGCACGTAGCCCTCCTTACCGTTGCTCGCCTCCAGGCCGCTCCAGGTGACGTTATCCGACACGCCGTTAGTGATCTTGACGATCTCGGCCGAGTAGGTCTCATTCGGATCCAGCCCGTAGAAACTCACCAGCGCAGAGGTATCGTTCGAGCCGATACCGGACTGGGCGTTGATGATCTGCGAGGCCACCAGCACACCCGCGGCGTTATACAGATTGACCGTGTTGCCGTAGTAAGCGTTGATACCCTCACTGTCGACAATGTGCAGATGCATCGCGGTGCCGTCGGCAATGGTTTTGCTGTTTTGCACCAGCACCACCTTGCCGTTTTGCTGCGACACCAGCAGATCCTGTGCGCCGTCCCAGTTGTAATCCACCGCGGCCACGCCGGTAACGTTGGCAAGCCCAGACGCCAGCTGGCTCGAGGTCCAGGTGGAACCGTAACCGTTGTTGGTGAACAGGGTTGCGGTTTGTGACGCGCCGTAGGTGCTGAGCTTGATGATGTCCATCTGCCCGTCACCGTTCCAGTCCACCGCCACCGACAGATACCCCGCCGTGGCGTTAGAGGCTTCTACCGCGCTCTTGGTCGTGGACAGCTGCCCTGCACCGTTGTTGTAGTAGATCACCCCGCCGGTGTTGTTGTAGCTGCTGCCCAGGTACAGGTCCATGTAGCCATCGCCGTTGAAGTCCGCCCACGTCATAGAGGCTGCCGTGGTGGTATTCGAGGCGTTAACCACAAACACGTTGGTCAGGTTCTGGCCGATGGAGAGCGTGCCGTTGCCGTTGTTGTTCATCACGGTTAACGAGTACGCGCCGCTGCGGTTGGTGTGCTGCACAATGTCTACGGTGCCGTCGTTGTTCAGGTCGACGCCGGAGATTTCACGCATGGTGGTGAATTGTCCCCAGAAGCCTGCCCCGCCGTTGGTACCGTCTGGTGTCAGCACGCCATTGTTGTTAATCAGATAGGTTATGGAGTCCGCACCCGCATCGCCGTATGCCAGATCCAGATAACCATCCCCGTTTTTGTCGTACGCCACCACGCCGCCGTACCAGATGGTGGTCCCCATCGCCAGCTGGCTGGCGTTATAGGTGCTGCCATCGTAGGTCCACATGACCTGCGTGGAGCCTGCGTAGCCGGTTTCAGTACCGAACACATCCTGTGTGCCGTTTCGGTCAAAGTCTGCGGCCGTCTGGCTGACCACGTAGTAGGAACGCGTGTTGGTCAGCGCATTACCCGCATAAGTGGAGCTATCGCTGCTGGAATAAGACTGGCCGTTAGCAATGATATTCCACAGGCCGCTGCTGTTCGTGCCGACGGTCATAGTCGAGTTATTGCTGTTCCCCGCCGTGGTCGCCCAGTCGGTATTCACGGTGGTGGTATCAATCACCAGGCTGCCGTTGGCAATACCGGTGGTATTACCGTTGCCCGCGCTGCTCTTCACCTGAGCGGTGACGTTATAGCTCGCCACGCCCAGCGCATCGCTGTCCGGGATCTGCAGATACCAGGTGTTGTGATCCGGGTCGACGACGACCGCACCGCCGGTCTGGGAGGTGTAGGTTTTCCCGTTCACCGTCACCACCAGATATTCACCGTTCACCAGGTCTGCGGATACCGTACCGCTGACAATCGGCGTGGTATCGGAGGTGGTCTGGGCGGTAATTGCCGCCGTGGTGGTCGGTACGCTGGTATCGACGTTCAGCACAAACCCGTCCGATTCCGTGTAGTTACCGGCTTTATCGGTGACGCGCACAATGTAGGTGTGGTTGCCATCGCTCAGGCCGTTGTCCTGGAAGGACCAGCTGGCGCTGCCGTTCATGGTTACCTGACCAAGCAGAATGCCGTCGCGATAGAGCTGCACAATTTCGCCGTCGTCCGGGGCGCGGTTCAGCGTGCCGTTGATCAGCGGTGAGGTATCATCCGTCGCCACCGACGTACCGTAAGTGCCCTGACGCTCGCCTTCACCGTCGGTGTAGCTCACCACGGTACCCACGGTGGTTGGCGGCGTAGTATCGACCGTCACCACCTGCGACGCGGTGGAGCCAACGTTACCCGCCTGGTCGATAATCCGCACCTGGTAGGTGTAATCCCCGTCATCCAGATCGCGGGTATCGGTGTAGCTCCAGCGCTGGTTGGTGACCGTGGTGTCAACCCACGTATTCCCGCCGTCGAGGCTGATCTGCACGCGCTCGTCGTCTGCCAGCGCGCTACCGAGCGAACCGTTAATGGTCAGCGTGGTGTCCATGGTGATGAAATCACTGCCGGACTGTCCGGTATCGTCGCTGATGCTGTCGATAGTGACGCCGTACTGCGGCGCCTGCGTATCCACCGTTACCACCTGCGACGTGGTAGCCCCGACGTTCCCCGCCTGGTCGACAACACGTACCTGGTAACTGTAGCTATCGTCGGTCAGCGTGCGCGTGTCGTTATAGCTCCACTGCGTGCCGCTCACGGTGGCGTAGACCCAGGTGGTGCCGCCATCCATGCTCACCTGAACGTACTCACCCGCTCCCAGTTCAGCACCGAGCGTGCCGTGCAGGGTGTAGGATGTCGAGCTGGTCAGGAAGTCGTTATTGTCGAAGCCGGTATCCACAGTGATGTTATCCACGCTCACCGTAATCGCCGCATCCGGGGCCACCGTGTCAACGGTGACCTGCTGATGGGCGCTGGCACCCACGTTACCTGCGGCATCCACCACGCGAACGTAGTAGTCGTAGGTCTGGTTAGCCAGCGTGCGGCCATCCACGTAGTACCAGTTGTTGCCAGTGACAATCACGTTCTGCCATGTCACGCCGCCGTCGATACTGATCTGGGCATATTCCCCGTCGGCCAGCGTCGCGCCGAGCGAGCCGTGCAGCGTCAGCGAGGTATCGCTGGTGATAAAGTCGCTGCTGCTCAGGCCGGTGTCATCACTGATGCTGTCGATGGCGATCGTTTTGCTGGCGTCCGGCACAACGGTATCGATGGTCACTACCTGGCTTACGGTAGCGCTGATATTCCCCGCATCATCAATGACGCGCAGCTGGTAGTTGTAATCCCCGTCGGCCAGCGTACGGCCATCCACATAGGTCCAGTTCAAACCGCTGACGCTAACATCGGTCCAGTTCTGGCCGCC is a window encoding:
- a CDS encoding HlyD family type I secretion periplasmic adaptor subunit; this encodes MNDLSRYNSRLKEPRLPRSTWVAWSLFALLAAFIAWASLFQLDEVTTGNGKVIPSSHEQVIQSLEGGIIHSLLVREGDIVERGQRLAQLDRTKTESSVLESESRLNAALATAARLKAEVNDTELTFPQELDDDVELVKQETALFQSRRESLEKGLAGLRQGAELVQRELSLTRPLVTQGAASKVEVLRLERQKNELENKITEMKNQYYVRAREELAKANAEIEAQRSVMKGREDSLTRLTFNAPVRGIVKDIDVTTVGGVIPPNGKLMSLVPLDDQMVVEAKISPRDVAFIHPGQKALVKITAYDYSIYGGLTGEVTMISPDTLQDEVKRDVYYYRVYIRTDSNHLTNKQGKEFPVFPGMIATVDIKTGSKSILDYLLKPLNKAKEALRER
- a CDS encoding type I secretion system permease/ATPase encodes the protein MKTHPQYEPWLQGMLIIAKHYRLDFSAEHVRVTINHESQSPRQLVLEEMARQLGLGMRKVEADAVSLDPWRLPLLAEFTGGQIAVINRMDNDGNVSLQFSGDGGLETTLTREALGARLKTLLVLRPLESTPDARVDDYIKPYEKNWFWQLALKDWRRYSDIMLVALVANVLALSGMVFSMQVYDRVVPSQSEATLWVLFGGVMLAIVFEFIMRMLRVHISDVVGKRADLRISERVFAHALRIKNGARSKSTGSFIAQIRELESVRELITSTTIAAISDLPFFLLFVFILWMIGGPLVLVVLLAVPLLLIPGLLVQRPLGKLSSEGMRESAIRNATLVEAVQGIEDIKLMRAEQRFQNQWNNTNDVAATVGMKQRWLTGLLLTWTQEVQSIVYAVVLLVGCYLVISGDMTTGALVGTSILASRTIAPLSQISGVLSRWQSAKVARKGLDDLMQRPIDDPQQGKKVHKAHLRGNYTLDDVGFWYDDEEKLTVLHISKLQIRAGERVAVLGRNGSGKSTLLQLLAGMQEPQQGSILLDDIALNHLDTADVRRDMQLLSQQARLFFGSVRDNILMGNPLATDEEIHQALVNSGALEFVRKQKMGLNYLINEGGAGLSGGQRQALLLARALITSPNILLLDEPTAWLDEMSEKQFIQHLQQWLGKRRTLVVATHRLPILDLVDRIIVLENGKVVMDGPRDAILRQHGMAPQKAAQRTVTMKPAAVAEEGMA